In Biomphalaria glabrata chromosome 11, xgBioGlab47.1, whole genome shotgun sequence, the following proteins share a genomic window:
- the LOC106063027 gene encoding green-sensitive opsin-like, whose protein sequence is MYEAKTLSYLIGSQAPLPSTTSVGSEVHDVTGSPSPNFSMTSSDVADALNDVYFWVILAFGFPGNLLAFGTILTMKPRLRFTVYVAALALVDNVCLAIKVVYFNLNSYQVDIGDVGCQLMQYFGTFTGQWANWLLVMMTTERLVDFTMPLLSRRINKRHYLIINAIIIALLLGVNGTSFKIYYFDRETRKCSDSYTRESTMYDFVYINAIVEMVVYSLLPVLCLSIMSCLIIRRLYTSVNNIERRFSIQMPALIKRKRYNQNITVTTIVACVIFSLLVTPRPLYYFVEMKWDEVKQKSYSRLLEQIFFAMSDSCHAVNFYIYFLSNRLFRRRLLELAKKAFMYISDFLQVKCHGLTRQNTLGSVMEVWTIEQGTYTRRNSQQQETYTRRNSQQQGTYTRRNSQQQGTYTRRNSQQQGTYTRRNSQQQGTYTRRNSQL, encoded by the exons ATGTATGAAGCAAAGACTTTGAGCTATCTGATCGGTAGTCAAGCACCATTGCCTTCCACCACATCAGTAGGAAGTGAGGTCCACGATGTGACCGGTTCACCCTCGCCCAATTTCTCAATGACATCCTCTGATGTAGCCGACGCCCTCAACGATGTCTACTTCTGGGTCATACTGGCCTTCGGGTTCCCAGGAAACCTCTTGGCCTTCGGAACCATCCTGACGATGAAGCCGAGGCTGCGGTTCACTGTCTACGTCGCCGCCTTGGCCCTTGTTGACAACGTGTGCTTGGCCATCAAAGTGGTCTATTTCAACCTGAATAGTTACCAGGTCGACATCGGGGACGTCGGGTGTCAACTCATGCAGTACTTCGGGACTTTTACTGGCCAGTGGGCTAACTGGCTACTAGTCATGATGACCACTGAGAGATTGGTGGACTTCACTATGCCTTTACTTAGCAGACGGATAAATAAAAG GCATTACCTGATAATCAACGCCATTATTATCGCCCTTCTCTTAGGAGTCAATGGAAccagttttaaaatatattacttcGACAGAGAAACTCGAAAATGTTCTGATAGTTACACAAGGGAGAGTACAATGTATGACTTTGTTTACATAAATGCTATCGTTGAAATGGTCGTCTATTCTCTGCTTCCGGTTCTTTGCCTTTCCATAATGAGCTGCCTCATAATCAGACGACTTTACACTTCTGTAAACAATATA GAAAGACGGTTCAGTATTCAAATGCCGGCTCTAATCAAGCGAAAAAGATACAATCAAAATATTACAGTCACGACAATTGTGGCGTGTGTCATATTCAGCCTCCTAGTCACCCCCCGGCCTCTTTACTACTTTGTGGAAATGAAATGGGATGAGGTCAAACAGAAGTCTTATTCAAG GTTGTTGGAGCAAATCTTCTTCGCCATGTCTGACTCATGCCACGCTGTCAACTTCTACATCTACTTTCTGAGCAACAGGCTGTTCCGTAGAAGACTTTTAGAGCTGGCAAAGAAAGCTTTCATGTACATCAGCGACTTCCTACAGGTCAAGTGTCATGGCTTGACCAGACAAAACACACTGGGCAGTGTGATGGAAGTGTGGACGATTGAACAAGGAACATATACGAGAAGAAATTCacaacaacaagaaacataTACGAGAAGAAATTCACAACAACAAGGAACATATACGAGAAGAAATTCACAACAACAAGGAACATATACGAGAAGAAATTCACAACAACAAGGAACATATACGAGAAGAAATTCACAACAACAAGGAACATATACGAGAAGAAATTCACAACTTTAA
- the LOC129921755 gene encoding uncharacterized protein LOC129921755: MASSSRTQRFFELIEFAKEKQISKPDQWAEKQEEKEYQEQESEKRIQLEEKKLQESEKRMQLEEKKLQDAEKQRQESEKQRQDAEKQRQHEKEKMEFERQNKESISIQGHSSMFDKYRLMNKISAFNENIDNMDSYLIRFEEIATTSGLPEAHWSSSLLTLLTGKAVNICSQLSINERSTYSDIKEALLRQYGATSANYRKKFYNERPQQNDDPQIFVANMSMWFDRWVSMAKIEESYQALRQHIIIDNITHAHSEDIQSYIIERNPTDIQTLTKIIRQYRAAYPNKSVKPSVEENFVCFAQDKNARYKSDDKVKCNKCHKLGHFTSQCRSRTTECSFCHKKGHQNHECWKKQAVSKNQNFDTPTSPTQRYSNREQYNLNKAPGNNKPDNNKPRYRSHSQDSRPQYMPNRSSYNRSYYNEHSTMTVIAKSNGLKFYPGFVGDKKVEVLRDTGSTSTLVHERFVHANRFTGNHVQVTAFNGTVSKLPEAIIYVTTPFFSGQTKALVTPNLPVDLIIGNIEGVKECTPQELTECTNAIEQGQKCLAVMTRSMSRQQEHLAPEQVSQNNHMATSVTQVVQNATEPVTSPVASNNQEHSTWTPPVTSSPSLPVISPPPIPECPLLNFEEQDDMPRVSSNDTRTLTGQTEVNQDKSHEPEADNKEIFMQSDSITHTSIPHLKEYESTKEAITTKNIGSQRILHEHMKSRYFAQGDQVNLLLPDWSNKLFYKWQGPFTITRRISNLLYEINVNKFTRVSHVHMFEHYHETDNEDIKAEVEHFTSLATIPEEEETSSTPIPEIDVSLPTSNNIDIPKVITLDDITLQTVKDTKVFPDHADFFTSVSETFPVLQFERNSESNNIDNTKFHPPSTQGATFLQKGTNELLQHCCIDRLNSDMFSHCSIEHFNAKHSATIVLQRQSSSTRKLSFGFGQFLFSPNSNAVQSDIICEIIMTWSQQLHKLKDLFFKFRKNVHTSMTAIQKGSKLHTYILYMYYTIFSVT; this comes from the exons atggcttccagttctagaacacaacgattcttcgaattaatagaatttgccaaagaaaagcaaatttcaaagccagaccagtgggcagagaaacaagaagaaaaagaatatcaagagcaagaatctgaaaaacgcatacaattagaagaaaaaaaattacaagaatctgaaaaacgcatgcaattagaagaaaaaaaattgcaagacgccgaaaaacaaaggcaagaatctgaaaaacaaaggcaagacgccgaaaagcaaagacaacatgaaaaagaaaaaatggaattcgaaaggcaaaataaagaaagcatttcaattcaaggtcactcaagtatgtttgacaaatacagattaatgaacaaaatatcggcattcaacgaaaacattgacaatatggactcgtatctcataagatttgaagaaatagctacaacatccggtctacctgaagcacattggtcgagctcactcctcacccttttgactggcaaagctgtcaacatttgctcacaactgtcaatcaatgaacgcagcacttactctgatatcaaggaagctctactgcgccaatacggagcaacttcagccaactatagaaagaaattctataatgaaaggccacagcaaaatgatgatccgcaaatttttgtagctaatatgtcaatgtggtttgatagatgggtatccatggcaaaaatagaagaaagttaccaagctcttcgtcaacatattattatcgacaacatcacccatgctcactcagaagatattcaatcttacattatagagagaaatcctactgatatacagacattaaccaagatcatcagacaatatagagcagcctatccaaacaagtcagtcaaaccatctgttgaagaaaattttgtctgctttgctcaagacaaaaatgcaagatataagtcagatgacaaagtcaaatgcaacaaatgtcataaactagggcatttcacgtctcaatgccgcagcagaaccacagaatgttcattttgccataaaaagggtcaccaaaatcatgaatgttggaaaaaacaggcagtctcaaaaaatcaaaattttgatacacccacatcaccaactcaaagatacagcaatagagagcaatacaatctcaacaaagcacctggaaacaataaaccagataacaacaaacctcgctacagaagtcattcacaggactccagaccacaatatatgccaaacagaagctcatataacagaagctattacaatgagcactcaactatgacagtcattgcaaagtccaatggtctcaaattttatccaggctttgtaggagacaagaaggtggaagtgCTTCGTGACACaggaagcacgtccacattagtacatgaacgcttcgtacacgcaaaccgtttcacaggcaaccacgtccaagtcactgcattcaacggaactgtcagcaagttacctgaagccatcatttatgttactacaccattcttcagtggtcaaacaaaagcattagtaacacccaatctaccagtggacctaatcattggaaacatagaaggagttaaagaatgcactcctcaagaacttactgaatgtacaaatgccatagagcaaggtcaaaaatgtttggcagtaatgacaagatccatgtccagacaacaagaacatttggcacctgaacaagttagccaaaataatcacatggctacctcagttactcaagttgtgcagaatgcaacagaaccagttactagtccagtagccagcaacaatcaagaacattcaacatggacacccccagttacatcaagcccatccctaccggtcataagtccaccaccaattcccgaatgtccattgttgaactttgaagaacaagacgacatgcccagagtctctagcaatgatacaagaactctaactggtcaaactgaagtcaatcaagacaagtctcatgaaccagaggcagataacaaagaaatttttatgcAATCTGACTCTAtcactcatacaagtattcctcatttgaaagaatatGAGTCAACtaaagaagccattacaaccaagaacattggaagtcaaagaatattacatgaacacatgaaatcaagatattttgctcaaggagatcaagtcaatttactgttaccagattggagtaacaagctattctacaaatggcaaggtccatttactATCACCAGAAggatttccaacctgctttatgaaatcaatgtcaacaagtttACCAGAGTAtctcatgttcatatgtttgaacattaccatgaaacagataatgaagacatcaaagcagaagttgaacattttacaagcttagcaactattcctgaggaagaagaaacatcatcaacacccattcctgagatagatgtttcattaccgacatcaaataacattgacattcccaag gtcatcactctggatgacataacactacaaacagtgaaagacactaaagtgtttccagaccatgcagatttctttaccagtgtttctgagacatttccagtactgcaatttgaaagaaactcagaaagcaataacattgacaacaccaagtttcatcctccttctactcaaggggcaacttttcttcagaaaggaacaaatgaacttcttcaacattgctgtattgaccgattgaactcagacatgttcagtcattgctctattgaacattttaatgcaaagcattctgctaccattgttctacagcgtcaaagttcatcaaccagaaaattgagttttggtttcggacagttcttattttcaccaaactcaaacgcggttcaatcagacattatctgtgagatcattatgacatggagtcaacagcttcataaactgaaagaccttttcttcaagtttagaaaaaacgtacacacatccatgacagcaattcagaagggttctaaacttcacacttacattttatatatgtactataccatatttagtgtcacttga